The Deinococcus carri genome contains a region encoding:
- the hisH gene encoding imidazole glycerol phosphate synthase subunit HisH — protein sequence MTAPEVLLLDYGAGNVRSAARALERAGMTVRVSGDPADVPHAPALVVPGQGHFRQVMEAFDQHGFHGPVLDAARGGTPLLGICVGMQMLLTDSEEAPGTPGLNLVPGTVRRFEPVPERKVPQMGWNSLDPVGDSPLLRDLACPAYAYFVHSYYVPLEVEVEAGAVTEYGVPFWAALSRGNIHAAQFHPEKSGAVGLAIMERFRRHVLE from the coding sequence GTGACGGCCCCCGAAGTCCTCCTCCTCGACTACGGCGCGGGGAATGTCCGCAGCGCCGCCCGCGCCCTGGAACGGGCCGGGATGACAGTCCGCGTCTCCGGCGACCCCGCCGACGTGCCGCACGCGCCGGCGCTGGTGGTGCCCGGCCAGGGCCACTTCCGGCAGGTGATGGAGGCGTTCGACCAGCACGGCTTTCACGGCCCGGTGTTGGACGCGGCGCGCGGCGGCACCCCCCTGCTGGGCATCTGCGTGGGGATGCAGATGCTCCTCACCGACTCCGAGGAAGCGCCCGGCACGCCCGGCCTGAATCTGGTTCCCGGCACGGTCCGCAGGTTCGAGCCGGTGCCGGAGCGCAAGGTGCCGCAGATGGGCTGGAACAGCCTGGACCCGGTGGGCGACTCGCCGCTGCTGCGGGACCTGGCGTGCCCGGCCTATGCTTACTTCGTGCATTCGTATTACGTGCCGCTGGAGGTGGAGGTGGAAGCGGGGGCCGTCACCGAGTACGGCGTGCCCTTCTGGGCCGCCCTGAGCCGGGGCAACATCCACGCCGCGCAGTTTCACCCCGAAAAGAGCGGCGCGGTGGGCCTCGCCATCATGGAGCGGTTCCGGCGGCACGTGCTGGAATAA
- the hisB gene encoding imidazoleglycerol-phosphate dehydratase HisB: MGRTSTVHRKTSETDITVTLSLDSPASATSATGHGFLDHMLDALARHGRLGLGVQATGDLHTGPHHLVEDVGITLGQALHQALGDRRGIERYGSAFVPMDETLAHVVLDLSGRAHLAFEPERLDVWGDVGGMTHYHLREFLRGLCNHAGITLHVRLLAGREAHHVIEAVVKALARALRDAVRITSDDLASTKGLL, from the coding sequence ATGGGCCGCACTTCCACTGTTCACCGCAAAACCAGTGAGACGGACATCACCGTCACGCTGAGCCTCGACTCGCCCGCTTCGGCCACCAGCGCCACTGGACACGGGTTCCTCGACCATATGCTGGACGCCCTGGCCCGGCACGGGCGGCTGGGCCTAGGTGTGCAGGCCACCGGCGACCTGCACACGGGGCCGCATCACCTGGTGGAGGATGTGGGCATCACGCTGGGGCAGGCGCTCCACCAGGCGCTGGGCGACCGCCGGGGGATCGAACGCTACGGCAGCGCCTTCGTGCCGATGGACGAGACGCTGGCGCACGTGGTGCTGGACCTCTCGGGCCGCGCCCACCTCGCCTTCGAGCCGGAGAGGCTCGACGTGTGGGGGGACGTGGGCGGCATGACGCACTACCACCTGCGCGAGTTCCTGCGCGGGCTGTGCAACCACGCCGGAATCACCCTGCACGTGCGCCTGCTGGCGGGCCGCGAGGCGCACCACGTCATCGAGGCGGTCGTCAAGGCCCTCGCGCGTGCCCTGCGTGACGCGGTGCGGATCACGTCGGACGATCTGGCGAGCACGAAGGGGCTGCTGTGA
- a CDS encoding S8 family peptidase, with amino-acid sequence MNARLALGTLGLTLLLAACGQQAPTASAPSAGGENQTAQRGTRTEAPLLGTGNANAIPGQYIVVFSDGAASTNLGAQDAGALVRSLGLDPQGVTIQHIYGQALHGFAAKLSAQNLSTLRADKRVKYIEQDQVMQATATQSGATWGLDRLDQRDLPLNSSYNYSTTASGVTAYIIDTGIRTTHSDLGGRAVWGTNQTGDGQNTDCNGHGSHVSGTVGGGTYGVAKGVKLVAVKVLGCDGSGSNSGVIAGINWAASNRSGPAVANMSLGGGASQATDDAVNGAVSKGLVMVVAAGNDNVDACTSSPARAASAITVGATDRNDVRSTFSNYGSCVDIFAPGTNITSIWNTSDTATNTISGTSMATPHTAGAAALVLAANPSYTPSQVASALINNASTGKISSVGTGSPNRLLYTGAGSTTPTPTPTPGQTTYTGSVSQGSSSYKPGSSGFNYGGGSLKATLSGPSGTDFDLYLSRWNGSSWVDVAASEGGTSAESISYNAASGTYRWEVYAYSGSGSYTLVETK; translated from the coding sequence ATGAATGCACGTCTTGCGCTCGGTACACTCGGCCTTACGCTTCTGCTCGCCGCCTGCGGACAGCAGGCCCCCACTGCCTCGGCCCCCTCGGCCGGCGGAGAGAACCAGACCGCCCAGCGCGGCACCCGCACCGAGGCCCCGCTGCTGGGGACCGGCAATGCCAACGCCATCCCGGGCCAGTACATCGTGGTCTTCAGTGACGGCGCGGCCAGCACCAACCTCGGAGCGCAGGACGCGGGCGCGCTGGTTCGCTCGCTGGGCCTGGACCCCCAGGGCGTCACCATCCAGCACATCTACGGTCAGGCACTGCACGGCTTCGCGGCCAAGCTGAGCGCGCAGAACCTCAGCACCCTGCGGGCGGACAAGCGCGTGAAGTACATCGAGCAGGACCAGGTTATGCAGGCCACGGCCACGCAGTCGGGCGCGACCTGGGGGCTGGACCGGCTCGACCAGCGTGATCTGCCCCTCAACAGCAGCTACAACTACAGCACCACGGCGAGTGGCGTCACCGCCTACATCATCGACACCGGGATTCGCACCACCCACAGCGACCTGGGCGGCCGGGCCGTGTGGGGCACCAACCAGACGGGCGACGGCCAGAACACCGACTGCAACGGGCACGGCAGCCACGTGTCCGGCACGGTGGGCGGCGGCACCTACGGCGTCGCCAAGGGCGTGAAGCTGGTGGCGGTCAAGGTGCTGGGCTGCGACGGCTCCGGCAGCAACTCGGGCGTGATCGCGGGCATCAACTGGGCGGCCAGCAACCGCAGCGGCCCCGCCGTGGCCAACATGAGCCTGGGCGGCGGTGCCAGCCAGGCCACCGACGACGCGGTGAACGGCGCGGTCAGCAAGGGCCTCGTCATGGTCGTGGCGGCGGGCAACGACAACGTCGACGCCTGCACCAGCAGCCCCGCCCGTGCGGCCAGCGCGATCACCGTCGGCGCGACCGACAGGAACGATGTTCGCAGCACGTTCAGCAACTACGGCTCCTGCGTGGACATCTTCGCGCCCGGTACCAACATCACCAGCATCTGGAACACCAGCGACACGGCCACCAACACGATCAGCGGCACCAGCATGGCGACCCCGCACACGGCCGGTGCCGCCGCCCTGGTCCTGGCTGCCAACCCCTCCTACACGCCCAGCCAGGTGGCCAGTGCCCTGATAAACAACGCCAGCACCGGCAAGATCAGCAGCGTCGGCACCGGCAGCCCCAACCGCCTGCTGTACACCGGCGCGGGCAGCACCACGCCCACGCCCACCCCGACTCCCGGGCAGACCACCTACACCGGCTCGGTGAGCCAGGGCAGCAGCAGCTACAAGCCGGGCAGCAGCGGCTTCAACTATGGCGGCGGCAGCCTCAAGGCCACCCTGAGCGGCCCCAGCGGCACTGACTTCGACCTCTACCTCTCCAGGTGGAACGGCAGCTCCTGGGTGGATGTGGCTGCCAGCGAGGGCGGCACCAGCGCCGAGAGCATCAGCTACAACGCGGCCAGTGGCACCTACCGCTGGGAGGTCTACGCCTACTCCGGCTCCGGCTCCTACACGCTCGTCGAAACCAAGTAA
- a CDS encoding serine protease: protein MRPLLALTVLISAAALSACGTTTTPAATDLAAAPAPAHGAAKTGNDTALNPQIVGGTISARGARPYQVAMTDTTGFQYCGGTLISDQWVLTAAHCVKGTSASSIRIRAGVNRLSDSTQGQTVGVSSVTIHPNYRDANYGYDIALLKLSTRVTNSYAAPAKLPGNSVESVLDVKGKFAVVSGWGLTQGNNNSSASDDLREVSIPITPNPSTCGGSSVPGNTICGEAYQGKDSCNGDSGGPLAQSYNGNFYVLGIVSYGPSACTGSGVYTRVNGYLSWIQQVSGITPDGGTTPTPGTGTTYSGSVSQGSSNFKPGSSGFSYGGGTITGKLSGPSGTDFDLYLQKYNGSSWVDVASSETGTSAESVNYAAGSGTYRWEVYAYSGSGNYTLVETK, encoded by the coding sequence ATGCGTCCACTGCTTGCCCTGACTGTCCTGATCTCCGCCGCTGCCCTGAGTGCCTGCGGCACGACCACCACGCCCGCTGCCACCGACCTGGCCGCGGCACCCGCGCCCGCCCACGGTGCGGCCAAGACCGGCAACGACACGGCGCTCAATCCCCAGATCGTGGGCGGCACCATCAGCGCCCGCGGTGCCCGCCCCTATCAGGTGGCGATGACCGACACGACGGGCTTCCAGTACTGCGGCGGCACGCTGATCTCCGATCAGTGGGTCCTGACGGCCGCGCACTGCGTCAAGGGGACCTCGGCCTCCAGCATCCGCATCCGCGCGGGCGTCAACCGCCTCAGTGACAGCACCCAGGGCCAGACGGTGGGGGTCAGCAGCGTCACCATCCACCCCAACTACCGTGACGCCAACTACGGCTACGATATCGCCCTGCTCAAGCTCAGCACCCGCGTCACCAACAGCTACGCCGCGCCTGCCAAGCTGCCGGGCAACAGCGTGGAGAGCGTGCTGGACGTGAAGGGCAAGTTCGCCGTGGTGAGCGGCTGGGGCCTGACCCAGGGCAACAACAACAGCAGCGCCAGCGACGACCTGCGCGAGGTGAGCATCCCGATCACGCCCAACCCCTCGACCTGCGGCGGCAGCAGCGTTCCCGGCAACACCATCTGCGGCGAGGCCTACCAGGGCAAGGACTCCTGCAACGGCGACAGCGGCGGCCCCCTGGCCCAGAGCTACAACGGCAACTTCTATGTGCTGGGTATCGTCAGCTACGGCCCCTCCGCCTGCACCGGCAGCGGCGTGTATACCCGGGTGAACGGCTACCTGAGCTGGATTCAGCAGGTCAGCGGTATCACGCCCGACGGCGGCACGACTCCCACCCCCGGCACCGGCACCACCTACAGCGGCTCGGTCAGTCAGGGCAGCAGCAACTTCAAGCCGGGCAGCAGCGGCTTCAGCTATGGTGGCGGGACCATTACCGGCAAGCTGAGCGGCCCCAGCGGCACCGACTTCGACCTCTACCTCCAGAAGTACAATGGCAGCTCCTGGGTGGACGTGGCCTCCAGCGAGACCGGCACCAGCGCCGAGAGCGTCAACTATGCAGCGGGAAGCGGCACCTACCGCTGGGAGGTCTACGCCTACTCCGGCTCTGGCAACTACACGCTGGTCGAGACGAAGTAA
- the ddrA gene encoding single-stranded DNA-binding protein DdrA, with protein MKLSDVQKRLQAPFPAHLVGWKPQAFTKDRTRALLLAYVDARAVQDRLDAICPDGWSFELEVIQGAANPTVKGRLTVLGVTREDIGEAGGDGEYATLKAASSDALKRCAVQFGIGRYLYDLPKQWVDWNDQKREPVTTPELPEWARPDHERSPGGAHLVQAMEQLKYELPEDLDLQREVYKHLKAALGSLHAPQGSDHGRAA; from the coding sequence ATGAAGCTGAGCGATGTTCAGAAACGACTCCAGGCCCCGTTTCCCGCTCACCTGGTGGGCTGGAAGCCCCAGGCCTTCACCAAGGACCGCACCCGCGCCCTGCTGCTCGCTTACGTGGATGCCCGCGCCGTGCAGGACCGCCTCGATGCCATCTGCCCCGATGGCTGGAGCTTCGAGCTGGAGGTAATTCAGGGCGCGGCGAACCCCACTGTCAAGGGCCGCCTGACCGTGCTGGGCGTGACCCGCGAGGACATCGGCGAGGCGGGCGGTGACGGCGAGTACGCCACCCTCAAGGCGGCTTCCTCCGACGCCCTGAAGCGCTGCGCGGTGCAGTTCGGCATCGGCCGTTACCTGTACGACCTGCCCAAGCAGTGGGTGGACTGGAACGACCAGAAGCGCGAACCCGTGACCACCCCCGAACTTCCCGAATGGGCGCGTCCCGATCACGAGCGCAGCCCCGGCGGTGCGCACCTCGTGCAGGCGATGGAACAGCTCAAGTATGAGCTGCCCGAGGACCTCGACCTCCAGCGCGAGGTGTACAAGCACCTCAAGGCCGCGCTGGGCAGCCTGCACGCGCCGCAGGGCAGCGACCACGGGCGGGCGGCGTGA
- the hrpB gene encoding ATP-dependent helicase HrpB, with product MPPVKFPGLPITDVLPEVRAALAEQGLVVLQAPPGAGKSTALPLALLDEPWLRGQTIVMLQPRRVAARAVAARLAEGLDEEVGGTVGLRVRFESRVSARTRIEVVTEGILTRRLQRDPELTGVGLVILDEFHERSLNADLALALLREVQGALREDLRVLIMSATLDPALPERLDAPLVQSEGRAYPVDVRYLPADTAGRVEDAVARAVREALVTHPEGDILAFLPGVREIRGALGALAGADALVLPLYGDLPLAEQRRALVPDPQGRRRVVLATSIAETSLTLAGVRVVVDGGLSRTQRFDPGTGLTRMVTSRVTRDAAEQRAGRAGRTAPGTAYRLWSERTHAALPAARPPEVLDSDLAPLTLELAGWGAPDPAALAWLDEPPAPRVQSARALLHELEALDEGHRITPRGSALLELPTHPRLAHLLHDGAALGLGPLAADVAALLEERDPLGAGAGTDLTDRVAALRAWRRGERGRAEAAVLERVERLSRQWRKLLNLRPEDTPPDPFAVGHLVALAYPERVALAREGGGGRFLLAGGQGARLPEGDVLAASPALAVAHLDAGTGEGRIYLAAPLDPAVLDARAEWQGSVRWDARSGTLVAQRERRVGALVLEARPLRDLPHAARVEALAGAIREGGLHLLTFSPEAENLRARVQSVRCWRPEETEWPDLSDSGLLAHLADWLGPSLEGVRTREDLRRLNLLPALQALLPWPLPGRLDDLAPTHLTVPSGSRVRLQYQPDGSPPILAVKLQELFGLADTPTVNGGRTPVLLHLLSPAGRPVQVTQDLRSFWNSSYFEVRKDLRGRYPKHPWPDDPWTHAPTRHVKKRL from the coding sequence ATGCCCCCCGTGAAGTTCCCTGGCCTCCCCATCACCGACGTGCTGCCCGAGGTGCGCGCGGCGCTCGCGGAGCAGGGGCTGGTCGTGCTTCAGGCCCCGCCGGGCGCGGGCAAGAGCACGGCGCTGCCGCTGGCCCTGCTGGACGAACCCTGGTTGAGGGGCCAGACCATCGTGATGCTGCAACCCCGCCGGGTCGCGGCCCGCGCCGTCGCCGCGCGGCTCGCGGAGGGGCTGGACGAGGAGGTCGGCGGCACGGTCGGCCTGCGCGTGCGCTTCGAGTCGCGGGTGTCGGCCCGCACGCGCATCGAGGTGGTCACGGAAGGCATCCTCACCCGCCGCCTGCAACGCGACCCCGAGCTGACCGGCGTGGGCCTGGTAATTCTGGACGAGTTCCACGAAAGGTCCCTGAACGCCGACCTCGCCCTGGCCCTGCTGCGCGAGGTGCAGGGGGCGCTGCGCGAAGACCTGCGCGTGCTGATCATGAGTGCCACGCTGGACCCCGCCCTCCCCGAACGGCTGGACGCGCCGCTGGTGCAGAGCGAGGGCCGCGCCTACCCGGTGGACGTGCGGTACCTGCCCGCCGACACCGCAGGCCGCGTGGAGGATGCGGTGGCCCGCGCCGTGCGCGAGGCGCTGGTCACGCATCCCGAGGGGGACATCCTGGCCTTCCTGCCGGGCGTCCGCGAGATTCGCGGGGCGCTGGGGGCGCTGGCGGGCGCGGACGCGCTGGTGCTGCCCCTCTACGGCGACCTCCCCCTTGCGGAGCAACGGCGGGCGCTGGTGCCCGACCCCCAGGGGCGTCGCCGGGTGGTGCTGGCGACCTCCATCGCGGAAACGTCGCTGACGCTGGCAGGGGTGCGGGTGGTGGTCGACGGGGGCCTCAGCCGCACGCAGCGCTTCGACCCCGGCACCGGCCTCACGCGCATGGTCACGAGCCGCGTGACGCGCGACGCCGCCGAGCAGCGCGCGGGCCGCGCCGGACGCACCGCCCCCGGCACTGCCTACCGCCTCTGGAGCGAGCGCACCCACGCCGCCCTGCCCGCCGCCCGCCCGCCCGAGGTGCTCGACTCGGACCTCGCGCCCCTCACGCTGGAGCTGGCCGGGTGGGGCGCACCCGACCCCGCCGCGCTCGCCTGGCTCGACGAGCCGCCCGCCCCCCGCGTCCAGAGCGCACGCGCCCTGCTGCACGAGCTGGAGGCGCTGGACGAAGGCCACCGCATCACCCCGCGCGGCTCGGCCCTGCTGGAGCTGCCCACCCACCCCCGCCTCGCGCACCTGCTGCATGACGGCGCGGCCCTCGGCCTGGGGCCGCTCGCCGCCGACGTGGCCGCGCTGCTGGAGGAACGTGACCCGCTGGGAGCCGGGGCAGGGACCGACCTGACCGACCGGGTGGCGGCCCTGCGTGCCTGGCGGCGAGGCGAGCGCGGGCGGGCGGAGGCCGCTGTGCTGGAGCGGGTGGAACGGCTGTCCCGACAGTGGCGCAAGCTCCTGAACCTCCGTCCCGAGGACACGCCGCCCGACCCCTTCGCGGTGGGGCACCTCGTCGCGCTGGCCTACCCCGAGCGGGTGGCGCTGGCGCGGGAGGGAGGCGGGGGCCGCTTTCTGCTGGCCGGGGGGCAGGGGGCGCGGCTGCCGGAGGGGGACGTGCTGGCCGCGAGTCCGGCGCTGGCGGTGGCCCACCTGGACGCCGGGACGGGCGAGGGCCGCATCTATCTGGCCGCGCCGCTCGACCCCGCTGTGCTGGATGCCCGCGCAGAGTGGCAAGGCAGCGTGCGCTGGGACGCCCGCAGCGGCACCCTGGTCGCGCAGCGGGAAAGGCGGGTGGGGGCGCTGGTGCTGGAGGCCCGCCCCCTGCGCGATCTGCCACACGCCGCCCGCGTGGAGGCGCTGGCCGGGGCCATCCGCGAGGGGGGCCTGCACCTCCTCACCTTCAGCCCCGAGGCGGAGAACCTGCGCGCCCGTGTCCAGTCCGTGCGCTGCTGGCGGCCCGAGGAGACGGAGTGGCCCGACCTCTCGGACTCTGGCTTGCTGGCCCACCTGGCAGACTGGCTTGGCCCCTCGCTGGAGGGCGTCCGCACCCGCGAGGACCTGCGGCGGCTGAATCTCCTCCCCGCCCTGCAAGCGTTGCTGCCCTGGCCGCTGCCGGGACGACTGGACGACCTCGCGCCCACGCACCTGACGGTGCCCAGCGGGTCACGAGTCCGGCTCCAGTACCAGCCGGACGGGTCGCCCCCCATCCTGGCCGTGAAGTTGCAGGAACTGTTCGGGTTGGCCGACACGCCCACGGTGAACGGGGGCCGCACGCCCGTGCTGCTGCACCTGCTCTCGCCCGCCGGGCGGCCCGTGCAGGTCACGCAGGATCTGCGCTCCTTCTGGAACAGCTCCTACTTCGAGGTTCGCAAGGATCTGCGGGGCCGCTATCCCAAGCACCCCTGGCCCGACGACCCCTGGACCCATGCCCCCACGCGCCACGTCAAGAAACGGCTGTGA
- a CDS encoding HAD family hydrolase, which translates to MRRIAEGRGRKASPSPPRAVFFDLDGTLHDRAATIRGWLAGHVARHALPDGYAARFTELDNFGYRPKREVLPGLVRELGLPHDPEVLLADFGEHSLAAPVPMPHAHDVLRELRARGIRIGVVTNGWVEAQTACLERTGLTPLVDDVVISKGVGLSKPDPAIYRLALARLGVDAADAWFVGDSPRNDVWGPQQVGLRAAYLPTGHALNGETPDAVLRDLRDVLRLLASGKPTLTAES; encoded by the coding sequence GTGAGGCGGATAGCAGAAGGCAGAGGGCGGAAGGCCAGCCCTTCTCCCCCCAGGGCCGTCTTTTTCGACCTCGACGGCACGCTGCACGACCGCGCCGCCACCATTCGCGGTTGGCTGGCGGGGCACGTGGCACGCCACGCCCTGCCCGACGGGTACGCCGCCCGCTTCACGGAGCTGGACAACTTCGGCTACCGCCCGAAGCGGGAAGTGTTGCCGGGGCTGGTCCGCGAGCTGGGCCTCCCCCACGACCCGGAGGTGCTGCTGGCCGACTTCGGCGAGCATTCCCTGGCCGCCCCCGTCCCCATGCCCCACGCCCACGACGTTCTGCGGGAACTGCGGGCGCGGGGGATTCGCATCGGCGTGGTCACGAACGGCTGGGTCGAGGCGCAGACGGCCTGCCTGGAACGCACCGGCCTCACCCCGCTGGTCGACGACGTGGTGATCAGTAAGGGCGTGGGCCTCAGCAAGCCCGACCCCGCCATCTACCGCCTCGCCCTCGCCCGCCTCGGCGTGGACGCGGCGGACGCCTGGTTCGTGGGCGACTCGCCGCGCAACGACGTGTGGGGGCCGCAGCAGGTGGGCCTGAGGGCAGCGTACCTCCCGACCGGGCACGCCCTGAACGGCGAGACGCCCGACGCCGTACTGCGCGACCTGCGGGACGTGCTGCGGCTGCTGGCGAGCGGAAAGCCCACGCTGACCGCTGAAAGCTGA
- a CDS encoding Lrp/AsnC family transcriptional regulator produces the protein MKQHGGNLDPLDHRILEELQTDSRLSMRELGRRVGLSAPAVTERVRRLEDAGVILGYGVRVASRPLGRTITAFIGVQDSGRNDPTLVRWATRHDGVLECHSVTGDNSCILKVAVPDVGALETMLGDLIQMGFTCDTSIVLSTPLEGKTLLPPQ, from the coding sequence ATGAAGCAGCACGGCGGCAACCTCGACCCCCTGGATCACCGCATTCTGGAAGAACTGCAAACCGACTCGCGGCTGAGCATGCGCGAACTGGGCCGCCGCGTCGGCCTCTCGGCCCCCGCCGTCACCGAACGGGTGCGGCGGCTGGAGGACGCGGGCGTGATTCTGGGCTACGGCGTGCGCGTCGCCAGCCGGCCGCTGGGGCGCACCATCACCGCCTTTATCGGTGTGCAGGACAGCGGGCGCAACGACCCCACCCTGGTCCGCTGGGCCACCCGGCATGACGGCGTGCTGGAATGCCACAGCGTCACGGGCGACAACTCCTGCATCCTCAAGGTGGCCGTGCCGGATGTGGGCGCGCTGGAAACCATGCTGGGCGACCTGATTCAGATGGGCTTTACCTGCGACACCAGCATCGTGCTGAGTACGCCGCTGGAAGGCAAGACCCTGCTGCCGCCGCAGTGA
- a CDS encoding KamA family radical SAM protein, whose protein sequence is MPSPTNLHPQATVRSQQMLPRNHRAPKWADVPDELWYDWKWQLKNRINSVEELEEVIRLTPSERAGASAEGIFRLDITPYFASLMDPEDPTCPVRRQVIPTHHELEPFTSMMEDSLAEDKHSPVPGLVHRYPDRVLMLVTTQCASYCRYCTRSRIVGDPTETFNPAEYEAQLNYLRNTPQVRDVLLSGGDPLTLAPKVLGRLLSELRKIEHIEIIRIGTRVPVFMPMRVTQELCDVLAENHPLWMNIHVNHPKEITPEVAEACDRLTRAGVPLGNQSVLLRGVNDHAVIMQKLLRELVKIRVRPYYIYQCDLVHGAGHLRTTVSKGLEIMESLRGHTSGYSVPTYVVDAPGGGGKIPVAPNYVLSHSPEKLILRNFEGYIAAYSEPTDYTGPDMAVPEDWQRKEPGQSGIYGLMEGERISIEPKEFSESRNRPGATVHRLNSREDKWAAHGIGGSTPNAGHMTSGVSDTAPDGMVQTPQPLETEPQPVSGD, encoded by the coding sequence ATGCCCAGCCCCACGAACCTGCACCCGCAGGCGACCGTCCGGTCCCAGCAGATGCTGCCCCGCAACCACCGCGCCCCCAAGTGGGCAGACGTGCCCGACGAACTCTGGTACGACTGGAAATGGCAGCTCAAGAACCGCATCAACTCCGTCGAGGAACTCGAAGAAGTCATCCGCCTGACCCCCTCCGAGCGGGCGGGTGCGAGCGCCGAGGGCATCTTCCGCCTGGACATCACGCCGTATTTCGCCTCGCTGATGGACCCGGAAGACCCGACCTGCCCGGTGCGCCGTCAGGTGATTCCCACCCACCACGAGCTGGAACCCTTCACCTCGATGATGGAGGACTCGCTGGCGGAGGACAAGCACAGCCCCGTGCCCGGCCTGGTCCACCGCTATCCCGACCGCGTGCTGATGCTGGTCACGACGCAGTGCGCCTCGTACTGCCGCTACTGCACCCGCAGCCGCATCGTGGGCGACCCCACCGAGACCTTCAACCCCGCCGAGTACGAGGCGCAACTGAACTACCTGCGCAACACGCCGCAGGTGCGAGACGTGCTGCTGTCGGGCGGCGACCCCCTCACGCTCGCACCTAAGGTGCTGGGCCGCCTGCTGAGCGAGCTGCGGAAAATCGAGCACATCGAGATCATCCGCATCGGCACCCGCGTTCCGGTGTTCATGCCCATGCGCGTGACGCAGGAACTGTGCGACGTGCTGGCCGAGAACCATCCCCTCTGGATGAACATCCACGTCAACCACCCCAAGGAAATCACGCCGGAGGTGGCGGAGGCCTGCGACCGCCTCACCCGCGCGGGCGTGCCGCTGGGCAACCAGAGCGTGCTGCTGCGCGGCGTGAACGACCACGCGGTGATCATGCAGAAGCTGCTGCGCGAGCTGGTCAAGATTCGTGTGCGGCCCTACTACATCTACCAGTGCGACCTCGTGCACGGCGCGGGCCACCTGCGGACCACCGTCAGCAAGGGTCTGGAAATCATGGAGAGCCTGCGCGGACATACCTCCGGTTACTCCGTGCCGACCTACGTGGTGGACGCGCCCGGTGGCGGCGGCAAGATTCCCGTCGCGCCCAACTACGTGCTGTCGCACTCGCCCGAGAAGCTGATTCTGCGTAACTTCGAGGGCTACATCGCCGCCTATTCCGAGCCGACCGACTACACCGGCCCCGACATGGCCGTGCCCGAGGACTGGCAGCGCAAGGAACCCGGCCAGAGCGGCATCTACGGCCTGATGGAAGGCGAGCGCATCTCCATTGAACCCAAGGAATTCAGCGAGAGCCGCAACCGCCCCGGCGCGACCGTGCACCGCCTCAACAGCCGCGAGGACAAGTGGGCGGCGCATGGCATCGGCGGAAGCACGCCGAATGCTGGTCACATGACGAGCGGCGTGAGCGACACCGCGCCCGACGGCATGGTGCAGACGCCGCAGCCGCTGGAGACTGAGCCGCAGCCGGTGAGCGGGGACTGA